A stretch of the Gossypium hirsutum isolate 1008001.06 chromosome D07, Gossypium_hirsutum_v2.1, whole genome shotgun sequence genome encodes the following:
- the LOC107956552 gene encoding transcription factor MYB62 has protein sequence MLSYTNSSKGDAEQLRRGTWSAEEDSLLIHYIGRHGEGHWNLLAKRAGLRRTGKSCRLRWLNYLKSDVKHGNLTPQEECLILQLHSKWGNRWSKIAKYLPGRTDNEIKNYWRTRVNKHARHLKIDANSTPFQHVIRCCNWMPRLLPEMESLNQTSQHDQELMTMEQVPVQEQISGSTDIMSTISQVAEYQTSPFSIISNNDDYALAKNCYHDDNIDKNCCYYNLASTSAFEDFPYLVGDCHKPDYNCVNDGFADGLWSMGEQ, from the exons ATGTTATCCTATACAAATTCTAGTAAAGGCGATGCTGAGCAGCTTAGAAGAGGAACTTGGTCTGCTGAGGAAGACTCTCTCCTAATTCATTATATTGGTCGCCATGGCGAAGGCCACTGGAATTTGCTTGCAAAACGAGCAG GGTTGAGGAGAACTGGAAAGAGTTGCAGGCTGAGATGGCTAAATTATCTGAAATCAGATGTTAAGCATGGAAACCTTACTCCACAAGAGGAGTGTTTGATTCTTCAACTCCATTCCAAGTGGGGTAACAG GTGGTCAAAGATTGCAAAATATTTACCAGGAAGAACAGACAATGAGATAAAAAACTACTGGAGAACCCGTGTTAATAAACATGCACGTCATCTAAAGATTGATGCTAATAGCACACCATTTCAACATGTTATTCGATGTTGTAATTGGATGCCAAGACTGCTTCCAGAAATGGAATCACTAAACCAAACTTCTCAGCATGATCAAGAATTAATGACAATGGAACAAGTGCCAGTACAGGAGCAGATTTCAGGATCTACGGATATCATGTCAACTATATCCCAAGTTGCAGAGTATCAAACAAGTCCTTTTAGCATCATTAGTAACAATGATGACTACGCACTTGCAAAGAATTGCTATCATGATGATAATATTGATAAAAATTGTTGCTATTACAACTTGGCATCCACATCAGCATTTGAGGATTTTCCATACCTGGTTGGCGACTGCCACAAGCCAGATTATAATTGTGTTAATGATGGTTTTGCAGATGGTCTATGGAGCATGGGGGAACAATGA